One window from the genome of Microbulbifer pacificus encodes:
- a CDS encoding acyl-CoA dehydrogenase translates to MSEQYLNDRDIEFLLYEFLDTESLLQRPRYAEHSREVFNATLDTAKAIAEKYFATHYTKGDACEPSFDGEKVTLIDETREAWNAFAEAGFLAAHYDFDEGGMQLPEIILRSAMAYINAANVGTAAYPFLTLGAANLVRSFASDELRQTYLPPMMDGRYAGTMALTEPDQGSALADIRTTATPAEDGSYRLRGQKMFISGGDQSITENIVHMVLARIKDAPPGVKGISLFLVPKFIPADDGSGPTRNDVQLAGLLHKMGYRNTTSTVLSFGESGGAIGYLVGEPHKGLSYMFQLMNEARIGVGTGAAVLGYRGYQHALQYAKERPQGRLPSNRDPQSKQVPIIQHADVRRMLLMQKSYVEGGLALCLYASSLFEDVHSAETENERQQATELLDLLTPIVKSWPSKYCLKANDLAIQVLGGSGYIREYPLEQLYRDNRLNPIHEGTEGIQAIDLLGRKVPAKGLTGYKILAGEIGKTIAACSEDAQLHPLAQCVSDALDHLHGTTENLLGQMAADADLGLANAALYLDVFGRVVVSWIWLRQALIASQRLGADSPISEEEENFYRGKLQAARFYIEWELPEIKPQLALLEVGNRVPFDMQRDWF, encoded by the coding sequence ATGAGCGAGCAGTATCTGAACGACCGGGATATCGAATTCCTGCTGTACGAATTTCTCGATACCGAGTCCCTGCTGCAACGTCCCCGCTACGCCGAGCATTCCCGCGAAGTGTTCAATGCGACCCTCGATACCGCCAAAGCCATCGCGGAAAAGTACTTCGCAACGCACTACACCAAGGGCGATGCCTGTGAGCCCAGCTTCGATGGCGAAAAAGTCACCCTGATCGACGAAACCCGCGAGGCGTGGAACGCGTTTGCCGAGGCGGGATTTCTCGCCGCTCACTACGATTTCGACGAAGGCGGTATGCAGCTGCCGGAAATCATCCTCCGCAGCGCCATGGCCTATATCAACGCCGCCAACGTGGGTACTGCCGCCTACCCGTTCCTCACCCTGGGCGCAGCCAATCTGGTGCGCAGCTTCGCCAGTGACGAGCTCAGACAAACCTACCTGCCGCCGATGATGGACGGCCGCTACGCCGGCACCATGGCACTGACGGAACCGGACCAGGGTTCCGCGCTCGCGGACATCCGCACTACCGCCACCCCGGCGGAAGACGGCAGCTACCGCCTGCGCGGGCAGAAAATGTTTATTTCCGGCGGCGACCAGTCCATCACCGAAAACATCGTGCATATGGTGCTGGCGCGCATCAAGGATGCACCTCCCGGAGTAAAGGGAATTTCCCTGTTCCTGGTGCCGAAATTCATTCCCGCGGACGATGGCAGCGGGCCCACCCGCAACGATGTGCAGCTGGCCGGATTACTGCACAAGATGGGTTATCGCAATACCACCTCCACGGTACTGAGCTTCGGCGAAAGCGGCGGTGCCATAGGCTATCTCGTGGGCGAACCGCACAAGGGCCTCAGCTACATGTTCCAGCTGATGAACGAAGCCCGTATCGGCGTCGGCACCGGTGCCGCGGTGCTCGGCTACCGCGGCTACCAGCACGCACTGCAGTACGCGAAAGAGCGCCCCCAGGGTCGCCTGCCCTCCAATCGTGATCCGCAGTCCAAACAGGTACCGATCATCCAGCACGCGGACGTACGCCGCATGTTACTGATGCAGAAAAGCTACGTGGAGGGCGGCCTCGCACTCTGTCTCTACGCCTCCTCCCTGTTCGAGGACGTCCACAGTGCGGAGACCGAAAATGAACGGCAGCAGGCCACGGAACTGCTGGACCTGCTTACCCCCATCGTCAAATCCTGGCCGTCCAAGTATTGCTTGAAAGCCAACGACCTCGCGATCCAGGTGCTTGGCGGCTCCGGCTATATCCGCGAATATCCGCTGGAACAGCTCTACCGCGACAACCGCCTGAACCCGATTCACGAGGGCACCGAGGGTATTCAGGCCATAGACCTGTTGGGGCGCAAGGTACCGGCAAAGGGACTCACCGGTTACAAAATTCTCGCAGGGGAAATCGGCAAGACCATCGCTGCCTGTAGCGAGGATGCCCAGCTGCACCCCCTCGCACAATGTGTCAGCGACGCCCTCGACCACCTTCACGGCACCACGGAAAACCTGCTGGGACAGATGGCCGCCGATGCAGACCTCGGCCTCGCCAATGCCGCACTTTATCTCGATGTTTTCGGCCGCGTGGTGGTGAGCTGGATCTGGCTGCGCCAGGCACTGATCGCATCGCAGAGGCTCGGAGCCGACAGCCCGATCAGCGAGGAAGAAGAGAATTTCTATCGCGGCAAACTGCAGGCCGCGCGCTTTTATATCGAATGGGAACTGCCGGAAATCAAACCGCAGCTGGCCCTGCTGGAAGTCGGCAACCGTGTACCGTTTGATATGCAGCGCGACTGGTTCTGA
- a CDS encoding dipeptidase, whose protein sequence is MNFRSKLARIAAPLLFSPLTAMASVSPEAQNTADYAVDQYEAAMTDTLAELVKFKTVAREDLPLEKNPEFTGFKRALCGKAQGLGLECEDHGYVVIVALGQGEEKIGIVTHGDVQPANPAKWKKSPFELDRTSEPGKLIARGSEDDKGPIATALYAMKAIKDKGVPMQRRVELIVYLGEESDWGPLEAFLKDYDMPAYNITIDANYPVVTAEKGWSEVRATFADVPVADSNKPYLSDFHGGYFRSQVPDEAHARIVNPTAELESSIRARAARHPQVKFEFTQKDDVLEITARGVATHSSEPEHGVNAIAFLADALGNRDWPANAAGAMVRYINDLIGTGIVAEQFGDIAYRDDFMGPMTGALTMVKADDKGLTSYLNLRRPTGKTAELLDKQIHGAIDRWQKQTGIQMADVGVHLGEPYRADNAPQVEPLLQVFRHFTGIKDAGPVSIGGSTNAKLLPNAVSFGPSMPGKAYTGHSEHEFITVDQLRLNLKMYTAMMIEIANL, encoded by the coding sequence ACCGATACCCTCGCCGAGCTGGTGAAGTTCAAGACCGTAGCGCGGGAAGACCTGCCGCTGGAGAAAAACCCCGAGTTCACCGGCTTCAAGCGCGCCCTGTGTGGCAAGGCCCAGGGGTTGGGGCTTGAGTGCGAGGACCACGGCTACGTGGTGATCGTGGCGCTGGGCCAGGGCGAGGAAAAAATCGGTATTGTCACCCACGGCGATGTGCAGCCGGCCAACCCGGCCAAGTGGAAGAAAAGCCCGTTTGAGCTGGATCGCACCAGCGAGCCGGGCAAGCTGATCGCCCGCGGCAGCGAGGACGACAAGGGGCCGATCGCCACTGCGCTTTATGCGATGAAAGCGATCAAAGACAAGGGTGTGCCGATGCAGCGGCGCGTGGAACTGATCGTCTACCTAGGCGAGGAGTCCGACTGGGGCCCGTTGGAGGCCTTTCTGAAAGATTACGACATGCCTGCCTACAACATCACCATCGATGCGAATTACCCGGTGGTGACTGCGGAGAAGGGCTGGAGTGAAGTGCGCGCGACCTTTGCCGATGTGCCGGTGGCGGACAGCAACAAGCCCTACCTGAGCGACTTCCACGGTGGCTATTTCCGCAGCCAGGTTCCGGACGAGGCCCATGCCCGCATCGTCAACCCGACCGCTGAACTGGAAAGCAGCATCCGCGCGCGTGCCGCCAGGCATCCACAGGTGAAATTCGAGTTCACACAAAAGGACGATGTGCTGGAAATCACCGCGCGCGGAGTGGCCACCCACAGTTCCGAGCCGGAACACGGCGTCAATGCCATTGCCTTCCTGGCGGATGCACTGGGTAACCGCGATTGGCCGGCGAATGCCGCCGGTGCCATGGTGCGCTATATCAACGATCTGATCGGTACCGGTATCGTCGCCGAGCAGTTCGGCGATATTGCCTACCGCGATGACTTTATGGGGCCGATGACCGGCGCTCTGACGATGGTGAAGGCCGATGACAAAGGGCTCACCAGTTACCTGAACCTGCGCCGCCCCACCGGTAAAACCGCCGAGCTGCTGGACAAGCAGATCCACGGTGCTATCGACCGCTGGCAGAAACAGACCGGTATCCAGATGGCGGACGTCGGCGTGCATCTCGGTGAACCCTACCGCGCGGATAACGCGCCGCAGGTGGAACCGCTGCTGCAGGTGTTCCGGCATTTCACCGGTATCAAAGATGCGGGCCCGGTATCGATTGGTGGTTCCACCAATGCCAAGCTGCTGCCGAATGCGGTGAGCTTCGGGCCGTCCATGCCCGGCAAGGCCTACACCGGCCACTCGGAACACGAGTTCATTACCGTAGACCAGTTGCGCCTGAATCTGAAAATGTACACAGCGATGATGATTGAGATCGCGAATCTGTAG